GTGGCGGTGATCCTCTCGCTGCCGATCGCCGGCATCGGCGCCTACCTGGGCAACTGGGCCTGCGGACTGGAGAACAACATCTATTTCCAGATCGGACTGGTGATGCTGGTGGGTCTGGTGGCCAAGAACGCCATCCTGATCGTCGAGTTCGCCAAGGACGAGGTCGAAAAGGGCCGCGACATCCTCACGGCCGTCATCCTGGCCGCGCGCCTGCGCTTCCGGCCCATCGTCATGACCTCGCTGGCCTTTATCCTCGGCATGCTACCGCTGGTCTTCGCCAGCGGACCCGGGTCGGCCAGCCGCCAGGGCATCGGCACGGGCGTTTTCTTCGGCATGCTCGTGGCGATCACCGTGGGCATCGTCTTCGTACCGCTCTTCTTCGTCTGGGTTTACAAACTGAAAGAAAAATGGACAACACGATGAAACGAAGCGCAACATATCTCCTCGGAGTGCTTCTGCTGCTCGCGGCGGGAAGCTGCTCCGTGCAGAAGAAGTGCAAGGCTCCGCAGCTCGACATGCCCGCGGAGATCGTCGCCGGGCAGAGCGACACGCTGACGCTGAGCGACCGGAAGTGGTGGGAGGTCTACACCGACACGACGCTCTGCCGGCTGATCGGCCGCACGCTCGACCGCAACCGCAACATGCTCTCGGCCGAAGCGCGCATCCGCCAGCTGGAGGAGCTTTACCGCGTAAGCAAGGCGGCCCGGCTGCCGTCGCTGGGCGGGCTGGCCGCTGCCGACTACGAGACCAACGACTACTACGGCGAAGCGCACAAGGGCGACGCCGAGTTCGACGTGAAAGCCACCTTGAGTTGGGAGGCCGACCTGTGGGGCAACCTGCGCTGGGCCAAGCGCAAGGGCGCGGCCGAATACCTCGCCTCGGTCGAGGCGGCGCGCGCCATGCAGATGACGCTCGTGGCGGAGGTCGCCACGGCCTACTTCGAGCTGGTGGCTCTGGACCACGAACTGGGCGTCGTACGCCGCACGGTGGAGACCCGCGAGGAGAGCGTGCGTCAGGCGAAACTGCGTTTCGAAGGAGGACTGACCTCCGAAACGGCCTACCAGCAGGCGAAGGTTGAGCTGGCGAGCGCCTCGGCGCTGATTCCCGACCTCGAACTGCGCATCGCCCAGAAGGAGAACCAGATTTCGGTGCTCGCGGGCGACTATCCCTCGCGCGTGGCGCGCTCGAAGATGGACATGAACGTCCGGATGCCCGACTCGCTGCCCGTGGGCCTTCCTTCGACGCTGCTGCAACGCCGTCCCGACGTGCGGCAGGCCGAGCAGAACCTCAAGGCGGCGATGGCCTCGGCGGGCATGGCCTATGCCGACCGGTTCCCGCGGCTGACGATCTCGCTGACGGGAGGGCTCGAAAACGACGCGCTCAAGGGACTCATCAATTCGCCCTTCTCCTACGCCGCCGGCAACCTCACCGCGCCGCTGTTCGCCTTCGGATCGAAGCGTGCGAAATACCGCGCGGCGCTGGCGGCCTACGACCAGGCGCGGCTGGCCTACGAACAGAAAGTGCTGGAGGTTTTCCGCGAAGTGAACGACGCCGTGACGGCCTACCGCAACATGCGCAGGACGGCCGAACTGAAATTCAACCTCAAGGAGGCGGCCCGGCAATACGTCGTGCTGGCCAAATTGCAGTATATCAACGGCGTGATCCGCTACATCGACGTGCTCGACGCCCAGCGGAAGTTCTTCGACGCACAGGTCGAGGAGAGCAAGGCGGTGCGCAACGAGCACCTCGCGCTCGTGGGGTTGTACAAGGCCCTCGGGGGCGGGTGGCAGCCGTCGGATGCCGAAAAAAAGGGTTGACCGTGATGGTCAACCCTTTTTCTTCCCCAGTTTGGCCCGGATGCGGCTCAACGACTGCGGCGTGATCCAGAGGTAGGAGGCGATGTGCTTCAGCGGCACGTATTGCAGCAGTTCGGGGCTTTCCTCCATCAGCGTCCGGTAGCGCTCCTCGGCCCGCGGAGCGCCGCCCGAGAGCATCCAGTTTTCGAGCGCCAGGAACTGCTCCTCGAAAAGCCTCCTCCCGAAATTGGCCGCTCCGGCCGATCGGGCGAAAAAGGCCTCCAGGTCGGCTTTGGAGATGCCGTAAAGTTCGGCGTCGCACATCGCCTCGATGGAGATTTTCGAAACCTCGTTGCCCACGTAACCCCACGTCGAAAAGAGCGCCTCGCCCTCGCCGGCGAACCAGACCGAGACATCCGCGCCGTCGTCGAGATAGTGTCCCAGCCAGATGCCGCGGCTCACGACGTAGAAATCGGAATTCCGCTCGCCCTGACGGACGACGCACTCCCCCTTGCAGAACACGCGCCGTTCCATCAGCCCGATCAGCCGCAGGCAGTCCGCCGCGGGCAGGTTGTATTTCCTGCTGAATTTCTCGATAAACGCCTCCATGCCTTACAGGTTTGAGGCCGTAAAGATAGCACAAAAAACAAATTTCCGGCTTCGTTTCAGCGGCAAAGCCACGCTGCGACCCTTCTAAAACGCACTTTTTAAGCGGGTCCGCCCGTAAATCGCCGCAACGACCGCGAAGGTGAGCGCCTCGGCCAGCGGCACGGCCAGCCAGATGCCCTCCACACCCAACAGCAGGGGCAGACCGAAGAAACACGCCGCCATGAAGACGAATCCCCGCAGGACGGTCACGGCCATCGCCGGACGGGGCCGCTCGACGCTCTGGAAATAGCCGATCGAGACGATGTTCACCGCAAAGAAAACGAATCCCGAAGCGAACAACGGAAGCCCCCGGACGGCAATCGCACAGGCGGGGCAGGAGCTGTCGATGAACATGGCCACGATCCAGCGGCTGAACAGCGCCGTAAGGCCGAAGAACCCCAGTCCGGCCGCCACGGCCGTCAGGAGCGCCAACCGGAAGGCCTTGCGCACGCGCGCGCCGTTTCCCGCACCGAAATTGTAGCTCAAAATCGGCTGGGCCGACTGCCCGATGGCGTTGTAGAC
This Alistipes shahii WAL 8301 DNA region includes the following protein-coding sequences:
- a CDS encoding efflux transporter outer membrane subunit, which produces MKRSATYLLGVLLLLAAGSCSVQKKCKAPQLDMPAEIVAGQSDTLTLSDRKWWEVYTDTTLCRLIGRTLDRNRNMLSAEARIRQLEELYRVSKAARLPSLGGLAAADYETNDYYGEAHKGDAEFDVKATLSWEADLWGNLRWAKRKGAAEYLASVEAARAMQMTLVAEVATAYFELVALDHELGVVRRTVETREESVRQAKLRFEGGLTSETAYQQAKVELASASALIPDLELRIAQKENQISVLAGDYPSRVARSKMDMNVRMPDSLPVGLPSTLLQRRPDVRQAEQNLKAAMASAGMAYADRFPRLTISLTGGLENDALKGLINSPFSYAAGNLTAPLFAFGSKRAKYRAALAAYDQARLAYEQKVLEVFREVNDAVTAYRNMRRTAELKFNLKEAARQYVVLAKLQYINGVIRYIDVLDAQRKFFDAQVEESKAVRNEHLALVGLYKALGGGWQPSDAEKKG
- a CDS encoding Crp/Fnr family transcriptional regulator, which codes for MEAFIEKFSRKYNLPAADCLRLIGLMERRVFCKGECVVRQGERNSDFYVVSRGIWLGHYLDDGADVSVWFAGEGEALFSTWGYVGNEVSKISIEAMCDAELYGISKADLEAFFARSAGAANFGRRLFEEQFLALENWMLSGGAPRAEERYRTLMEESPELLQYVPLKHIASYLWITPQSLSRIRAKLGKKKG